The genomic window GGGACATTATACAATTAATAGAGACGATAATTATCTATAAATTTCCTAAAGTTAGTAGAAAGGAGATTGAGCAAATGTTAGGCTTAAGTGATTTAAAACAAACTAAAGTTTATCAAGAAGGCAAACAAGAAGGCAAACAAGAAGGTAAACTTGAGGCTGTACCCTTTATGCTCAGTTTAGGTGCAACAGTAGAGCAAATAGCAGAGCAACTAGGCTTAGACATTGAGCAAGTTAGACAAGTAGCTCAAAGCCAGCAATCACAGCAGCAAAAATAATCAATGGATTACAACAATTCTGTAATAGAAAACTGTCGTTGACGGTCTAATTCTTGCAGCTTTAATTTTTCGGTATAAAAAGCTTGATAATAAGACTGCCATTTTTCTGGTTCAGCTTCTGGATCAGTTGCTTCCCACAGTTCCAAAAAGTGCCGATAACGCTTTTCTCTTAGCACTCTTTCCATACAAGCGATCGCAGCTTGCACAACTTGGGGAGTACGCATGATCTCTTTCTTCCCTTTCTCGTTGAGATGAAACAGATGAGAGATGATTGCTATATCTTCAGATAATTCTAAATATCTGTCTTGCAAACTAGAGATTAAATCTACCTGTTCCCCCATTAACTCTAAAATCTCTTGCCACAACAATCGATGGTGAGAAAGGCTAAATTCTAAATCTCGCTCTTCTAAGGCTGCAACAATAGCTTGACGCTGTTCAGCGCAATGCAAGTAAATCCCTAGTAACAAGGCTTCTGCTTGTTCTAGAAGGCTGCGGTCTTTGGGAATTAGGGATTGAGGACTGGGGACTAGAGAAAGTTTTCCCCCATTTCCCGTTCTTTTGATAGCTACAGGCTGAGAATATTTAGCCGTCGATGGAGTGATTTGAGTTAATAGATTTTCGACTCTTAGGGGTATAAGCCTCACATCACCTAAGCTGAGGATTTCTGCACAGTGAGAAACATAATAGTTACGGGTGTCACCGTTAACTATATTTTTAAGTAGCTTTACAATTTGTTGTGTAACTTGTTGAAAATCTGTAGCCTGTTTTAAGTTACGGTCTTGGATAATTTGCTGAATCTGCCAATCTATCCACAGAGGCGCATTGACTAATAATTGTTCATAATCTTCTCGGCTATGGGAACGTAAATACTCATCAGCATCTTTACCGTCGGGAATATTGAGAATTTTCAGCTGAACTTCACCCTTATAAGCTAAATCAGCGATTTCCCCAATGGCTCGTTCCGCAGCATTTGTTCCCGCCTTATCAGCATCAAAATTGAGTACCAATTGTTTCGAGTCAGTGTAGCGCAATATCAGCCTGACTTGTTCCAAACTCAACGCCGTACCGAGGGAGGCAACAGCATTATTAATACCAGAAGCGTGGAGAGCGATCGCATCAAAATATCCCTCCACTACCACCGCTTGATCAAGTTGGGAAATCCCAGGTTTGGCTTGATCTAAAGCAAATAAAGTTCTCCCCTTATTAAATAATTCTGTTTCTGGGGAATTTAAATATTTGGGTTGTTCATCACTCAAAGTTCTACCACCAAAGGCAATCACTCGCCCTTGCACATCACGAATCGGAATCATCAGGCGATCGCGGAATACATCATAATACCCGCCACCTTCCTTGCGGGGTTTAATCAAACCTGCCTTTTCCACCAACTGCACGGGATAGTGCTTATCTTCTACCAAATAGCGGTGGAGAGTTTCCCAACCGGGAGGGGCATAACCCAAGCCAAACTGCTGGATTGTAGCTTCATTAAACAGGCGATCGCTGCGTAAATACTTGAGTGCCGATTGTCCTTGAGATTGACGCAAGGCGTGTTGATAAAACTGTGCAGATGAAGCCAGAACCTCATACAACTGTTCCCGCAAAGATATCTGACGCTGTAACTCTTGGCGTTGTTCTGGTTCTAAAGTTTTGACAGGCACTTGGTAACGCCGTGCTAAATCTAACACCACCTCAGAAAAGGACTGCTTACCCAAATCCATCAAAAACTTAATTGCATTACCCCCAGCTTGACAGCCAAAGCAATAATACATTTGCTTAGTTTGGCTGACAGTGAAACTAGGACTTTTTTCATCGTGGAAAGGACACAACCCGACAAAATCCTTACCACGCTTGCGTAACACCACATATTCTGATACAACATCGACAATATCAGCACGATGTTTAATTTCTTCAATTGTGTCTGGGTGTAGGCGCGGAATTTGCATATTAGTTAATGGTCATTAGTCATTAGTGAATAGTTTTTCTCCTCTGCCCCCTGCCCCCTGCTTCTTCCCCAACTTGGGAGAAATAGCAAAATATCAATGATTAATCACGTCTGATGGATATTATATTGTTGTTGCCAAATGAAGAATATTGTATAGAATTGCTAGTCTTAATTTTATTCAGAGGAATTACGGTAAATGGGGCGTATTTTTATTTCAGCAGCCCACGGAGGCCAAGAAGGAGGAAGGCTAGATCCAGGATCGATCGCTGGTGGGACGACAGAAGCTAGAGAAATGATTTTGCTGCGAGATTTGATTGTAACAGAACTGCGATCGCGGAGTTTTGAAGTATTAGCTGTTCCTGATGATCTCAGTGCTGCGGGTACTATTGGCTGGATTAATTCTCGCGTGCGTCGCGGTGATGTGGCTCTAGAAATCCATGCTGATTCTGCCAGTAGTCCAGTTGTACGGGGGGCTAGTGTGTTTCACATTGCCAATAACAATGAGCGCAAGAATAATGGCGAACTGCTACTAGTGGGACTATTGCGTCGTGTTCCCCAACTGCCAAACCGAGGTGTAAAACCAGATACCGAGAGTGGTTTAGGGAGTTTAGCCTTTTGTCGGCAAATTGCGATCGCCTCTTTATTAATGCAAGTAGGGTTTATCAGCAGTCCAGAGGATCGGGCTTTGCTACAAAATCGCCGCCGAGATTTCGCTTTGGGCATTGCCGACGGGCTAGCATCTTGGAGTCGTGTTATTGACCCCACCCCAGGCACTCCCCCAGATCCAGTTTATCCCCCAATCAACATCAACATCAATGGGCAAACCTATGCAGAACAAGGTATTTTAGTCAATGGTAATGCTTATATTCCCATTGATTTAGTAGATCGGCTGCGGATTGACTTGTCAAAATCACCCAATGTCAATCGGATTACCTATCGTAAAGTGGTCTATCTCAAAGCTGTGGAATTGCGCGATTTTAATATTGCAGTTGGTTGGGAAGCAAGCACTCGGACTGTCACTTTGCGCTCAAATTTGGTAATTTGCCCTGGTCAATTTGACAAAATTATGGCGCATGGCAACACTTCAGAAATTGAGTTGCAACTCTTTTTAAGAAATAATAATGAAAATGCCCTCAACAAGTTTCCTGATATACCCAAACTCTATCGAGAAGAAGGAGCTTTAGAAGGAGTTAATTATGACATCGCCTTCTGTCAGATGTGTCTAGAAACAGGATTTTTGCGCTTTGGCGGAGACTTAAGACCTGAGCAAAATAACTTTGCGGGTTTAGGATCTATTGGTGGTGGTGCTGAAGCCGCCTCTTTTCCTAGTGCCAGAATTGGAGTCAGGGCGCACATTCAACACCTCAAAGCCTACGCCAGTCTAGAACCTCTAGTGAATGAAGTTGTAGACCCCCGTTTTCGTTTTGTTACCCGTGGCGTAGCCCCACTCATTGAACAACTCTCAGGACGCTGGTCAGCAGATTTAGAGTACGGGACAAAAATCACCGCCATGCTCAAACGCCTATATGATTCAGCCGGATTTTTAAACGCTAATAGAGTTTAGAGATCGGGTAGTGAGAAAGTAAGGGAGTGAAGTCCCTAACTAATGACTCAGCACTCAGCACTCACTACTCAGCACTCAGCACTCAGCACTCAGCACTCAGCACTCAGCACTCAGCACTCACTACTCAGCACTCACTACTCAAAGCGCATCTATAAACTGCTTCACCTTGTCTTGGATAGTCGGGTCTGCGATTTGCTCTGCTAATTGCTGGGCATTTTGATAACAAACTCGCGCTAAACTTTTACGTTTTGTTTTGGCGTAAAGGCTACCCATGTTGAGCAAAGTAGCAATTTCACCAACAGAATCACCCTGTTGTTGATAAATCTCCACAGCTTGCCTGTAGAATTTTAGGGCTTTGCGGTGAATATCTAGGTGGTTGTAGATATAACCAATATTATTGAGGGTATTGGCCTCGCCGGAGCGATCGCCCATAGCACGACGTGATAAAAGCACTTGATGATAGAGCAATAGTGCTTGTTTGGGTTGTCCTATATCTATATAAATAGAAGCAATATTGTTTAAGGTAATTGCTTCACCAACAGTATTCTTCGTAGCCTTTTGAATTGGTAGTGCTGCTTGCAGAAATTCTAGAGCTTTTTCTTGATCACCTAAAATACTGTAGGCAAATCCAATGCCATTGAGGGTTGTCGCTTCACCAGAAAAGTCTCCCAGTAATCGACGCATTGCTAAAATTTGGTTTTGTAGCAATAAAGCTCGTTTTGGTTCGCCTAATCTGATATGAATCAGCGCGACATCATTGAGAGTGGAAACTTCCCCTAGGGTGTCTTGCAGTTCCCGAAAAATTTGCGCGGCTTTCTCTAGATACTCCAAAGCCTGGGAAAGTTTTCCTATGCGACTATAAGTAGAACCTACATTGCTGAGTGCTGTTGCTTCTGCTTGCAAGTTACCAAGCTCAACGGCGACAGCTAAAGCCTGCTTGAAAGAATCTAATGCTTGTTGCATTTGACAACAACCCAGATAAGCTAAACCAATGTCATTTAATGTATGTCCTTCTCTAGCTCGATCTGAAATGGCTCTAGCTAACTGTAAATTTTTCTGGACTAAATCAAGATATTCTTGAAATTTTCCCTGCTTATAGTAGCTATTGGCTGTATCACGACGTTCTTCCCACTCTTTGGCTTGATTGCAAGATTGCGTCATTTGACCTCAGTTGCACTGCAAATAAATTGGCGGGTTCTTCTTGGACTTCTGGCTAGTTGCCCAAGTTAAGTTTAGGTTAACCTTTATTTTCTACCTTTAGGTACAAGACGTAAAGAAGTAGGTGTGGTATGTTTAACTCGCTATCAGCAGTATTAGTTAAGCTGTCTTAAAAAACCGAATGATTTCGCGGACATGATCCAAAAATTGCCCATCGGTGGAAAGTTGCGCGATCGCATTGCGTGCTTCCCTAGCTAATCTTTCATGTTCGGTTTGATTGGTAGCCCGGAATTCTTCTAAGTTAGCGGACATTCTAGCTAGGTCTTTACGCGTTTCATCAGCAAAGCGTTGTTGAGTCGCTGGTAAGGAATAAGGTTGTTCTGGGTTGAGTTGGTCTTCTAAAACTTGGACTTTTTGCTCTAATTCGTAGAAGCGATTGCGGAGTTCAAAAATATCTTCACGGGGATATTTCCATTCTTGGCTAATCATCGTTAGTCTTGCGTATAAATATTCATAAGCGCGAATAGCTGGACGCAAGATAGTTAATAACAAAGCCGCACCAGAACTGATATAACCTACCGCACTGATACCCGTGGCGGCGAGGGTATAAAGACCAATAGTTGAAAACAAGTGTAAAGCTAAAGCAGCCCAGAGCGATCGCTTGGCTAAAATCCTGACATACTTAACTTGTCTTTCGTCTACAGGTATTTCTTTTTCAATTGACTGTGCGGCTTCCGCTAAAACTTGCTTGGCTTGAAAATGGATATTCCAGGGGACAGTAACAATCACCAACAACCACCAAAAACTTGCACCCCCAATAACCCAATCAAGAAAGTTACCGGCTGGGACATGAAACCATTGCAGCACGCCAAAACCTAGCAGCACTACAGCCACAATCCCGACAATCGAACTAATAAAAAAATTGAAATACATATATAACCCTGATCTTGGTGAAACTATCACCTCAATCATGGCTAGGCTATGGCATTTCTACGGATAAGTTTGTGATGCTTTTTCTAGCTGCATACATTATCTATGGGATTAAATAGCTACGCCAAACTGTTTGATTATCTTGACTAGTCTTACTCCGTGACAGCAATCGCCAAGTTTTACCTTCTTGTTGAATCTGTAAGTAAACTTCAAACGGTTGTTGCAGTTTTGTCAACTGTCTCTTGGGTAACTGAAAAATTAAGTCGTAGTTTCCCCGCACTCGAAAAGCAGGCAAATTTTCAATCGTCAGGGGTTCTTCCTGGCGAATTTTCAGGTGTTTAATTTCAAACCCTTGGAACTTGAGATCCAACTGCTGATTGAGTTGCTGTTGGGTTTGTTCTAGCTGGAGTGCGATCGCTTTCTGCACTAACTCACTAGTTGGTAACAATCCAATATTGCCACAACCCACCAATAGCATCAGCAAAACCACTGTTACAACGAACCGCACCATGTTACTTCTGATAGAGTTTCAGCGATAGTATAGCGGGAGATACCTAAAACTCCCTAATATACTATGTCATCACAAACGATTGGTCTTGATCAACAACTTTATACCTACTTGCTGGCTAATTCTGTGCGAGAACCAGAAATTCTCCAGAAATTACGCGAAGAAACAGCTAATCATCCCCACGCTGTTATGCAGATTTCTCCAGAACAGGGACAATTTATGAGCCTGCTAGTGCAGTTAATGGGCGCAAAAAAAACCTTAGAAATAGGCGTATTTACTGGCTACAGTTCCCTTTCTGTCGCCTTGTCGTTACCGACTGATGGCCAGTTAATTGCTTGTGATGTCAGTGAGGAATTTACAGCCATTGCCAAGCGTTATTGGCAAGCAGCAGGAGTTGCAGACAAAATTGACTTGCGATTAGCACCAGCACTGGAAACTTTAGATACCCTATTAGCAGAAGGACAAACAGCAACATTTGATTTTGCTTTTATTGATGCAGATAAACAAAATTACCTCAATTATTACGAACGCGCTTTGCAATTAATCCGTCCTGGTGGATTAATCGCCATTGATAATGTTTTATGGTCTGGAAACGTTGCCAATCCGCAAATCCAAAACCCTAATACCCAAGCTATCCGTAACTTCAATCAAAAGTTATATGATGATGAACGTGTAACAATTTCTCTTGTGCCAATTGGAGATGGGCTAACTTTAGCACTCAAGCGCAGTTAATATCGAATGTAATGATTTTGCAGGTTTGTAGTAAGAACTTTAGTTCTTAAAAAATCAGAAAGCGAGGTGCTTATCACAAACTTGTTTAATAATATATGCCAAATGTGCAATTGCACTATAAATCTATAACTAAAGTAAGATATTTAGTCTCTCTCAATAGCAGTATTTTTATAAGGCTTCAGTCTTACCAAAATCTCATGAAGTCTTGTTGAGCGATCGCCAAGTTATAAAAAATTCTAGTCGTCTGAATTAAGCAAATTTAACTTAATTAGTATTATAGGAAGAAACTTTAATGGTAAAATTATTTTCCAGGATTCAAAATAAAATATTAAGAAATCTGATAAGATTTCCTTTAATGAAATATCATGCTGATATTGCTTATCAAACAGATATAAAAGAACATTTTCCATGTTTACCAGTTCTTTCAAGCTCAGACTTAAATATAGTCAAAGCTATAAAAACGCAAGGTATAGCAATTACTTCCTTAGAGGAATTAGGTGTTCTATCTAATCCCAAAATGCTAACATCAGCACAAAAATTATTACCAAGTATTAAATCTAATATTGCTGTCCAAAAAAATGGATTTGTGGTTCATGCTAACGCCCAACAAATGATTGATTATCCAGAAATCTTCTTGTGGGGATTAGAACAACGATTATTAAATATTATTGAAAATTATCTTGGGTTGCCAGTAGCCTATCATGGGGCATATTTCCGTAGAGATATTGCTAATCAGTTAGAAACAGGATCAAGACTTTGGCATATAGATACAGAAGACCGACAAGTTATAAAAATAATAGTTTATATCAATGATGTTGATGAAGAGACAGGGCCATTTCAATACTTGCCTCAATCTTTAACAACAGAAGTAGCTAAATCTTTAAATTACACATCTGGCTATCTTACAGATAAAACCATGCAAAAAGTGATATCTCCGAAACAATATCAATCATGTGTAGGGTCTGCTGGTACAGTGATTTTCGCAGCCACTGGCAGTATTTTTCATCGCGGTAAACCACCAAGCAATTCAGATAGATTTGCCATTTTCTTTGATTACACTTCTCATAGAAAAAAATATTTATACTATAATACTTCTCCTTTAACTAATGAGTTTTTAGTCAAATTTTATAACCATCTTTCAGAACAACAAAAAAAATATATTTATTGGCAATAAAAAAGGAATTGGGAATTGGGCATTAGAAAAAATTATCCCCAATCCCCAATCCCCATTCCCCTCATTCACTCATCACAGAGGCGCAAGCTTGCGCTGCTTGCCATAGTTTCTGTATAAATAGTTCTGTGCGTGAAGCAAAGCTGTCGCCCTTAGGCGAATCGCTAATTACGGTCACAAACACACCGTCTGCATCCGCAGAACCATCTGATAGCCAAGAACCCCGCAGGGTAATTTCCACATACTCAGCATCACCAGTTGACACATCAATAATTTGACTGTCAGCAAATCTGGCTTCAGCCTTGAGTGCTTCGATTCCTGGCAAATCCGCAGGTAACAAAAAGGAAGCAGTGCTGGGTTCAACGCATAAACTGTGACCAACCCGTAGTGCTAAAATTACTCTTTTTTGTACCCATTCCTCTAGCGATAAAGCCAGATATTCCAAATAAAAACTGCTTTCGGTGTAAGTTAATTTCAGCATTCCTTATGCTCTCCTGCTATTCCAGGTTTGCTTGCACATCTATCCAAAATTTTGTGGCACTTTCTCGCCAAGTTTCACTAAATGCAAAGGCTACGGCCGGGTGAACTGGTATTTTTGGTTTAGTACGCAACTGCATACCCACCTCAACCGGGGTGTGGTCTCGTTTTTGAGAGTTACATCTTTCACACTCTAATACTGGTATTGCGTCCACCGCTTCACTCCTTAATAAAAAACCCCCGCTTCTGATTTAGATGAGGCGGGGGTAAAATTTGACCATCATGTTGTTTGGTCTTACCTTGGTACAGCATTTCTCTGTCTGTACCTCCCGCTTCTTACATCTAGTTGTCGTTTGGCATTCAGCCCATCAATACTGAAATATCTAAAATCATGATTTTCCTCTGTGATTTGCTCTTGCTGGTGGCTACCATCGCCCATAAATAAATACTCCACTCCCACAGCACCTGATTCCCAACTAATGCGATAGTTGGTTGCGCTCCAGAAAGTAGAGATGGGGTAAATGGCTTTCACAGAAAATTTCACCTATTGAACATTCCTTTAAACATACTACACTTGTATTACTATCCTGTCCATACTTTAAAGGAGAAAAGTCATGCACACAATTACTCGCACCCCAACTACCGATATGGAAGTTACTAGCATCCGCTTGGAGCGAGAACTTAAGGAGAAACTCAAAGAAATTGCCGGGAATCAGGGTTATCAAGCCCTCATCCGCGATATTCTCTGGAATTATGTACAGCAAAAATCTGGCGAGTGGAAACCGCGATTTTCACGAGCCGATATTCGCGCTAGTATAGCCGCCACAGCTCAACAAGAAGAACGTTGTGTACTCACAGGTCAACTCATTCAACCCCAACAAGCCATGTTATTAGGACTAACCAGAAACGGCGATATGGTTCCTCTCGCTGTCGAGAGTCTAGCAGGATAGTTTGCTATGCAGGTGAATACAGCTTAGTTGCTGCTTGATAAGCTACTAGGTTGTATTCATCACCTTCTCATCAGAAAATTTCTATGTTGATTGCTTGACAAATAAATATTTTTAATTTAATAAATTAAACACTATGTCAACTAAGCATTAAAGTATTTCCTGTCTTCACCCAGAAATTTTGGGTTTTTGAATTGCTCTATAAGTTTTTCTATAAGTAATATTACTTAAGCATTTGCGTCCCCACAGTAGTAATGCGGTGATTATATATGAAGTGCTGGTTTGAAATCCAGAGAAATCACGGTTTATGTATAGTTCCCAACAAGGTATGGTAAGGCAAAAGTTATTAATTGGTACTACACCATTTCCCTAAACATAAGTTAAATTAAGTATTCTCGAAAGTTTTGAGTATTTTTATGGTCATGTATAAATTAGCCTAATATACTGATAATTTGGTCATCTACAAAATAAAGGGGCTATAACAGAATGATAGAAAATCTTCAAGTAAGATTTGCCATCCATCCTGTATAGCCACACAACGAACGGTGAATAATATGCCAAAAAGTTGGGTGCAAGCAAATGGGGTCATTATTCAAGCACAAATCAGGAATGAAAAAGCATTTACTAGTGTTACCACAACGCCCCGATGACCCAGAGAGACTCAAACCATACCCAGTCAAACTGATGCAGCATCAGGAAGAAACAGCCCACAAGTTGGCGCAAAAGATTAATCACATCATTACTAGCAGTCAATCGACAGCATTGATGCTGCCAGAAATTGCCAAATTGATAGGCATAGCTACTAATGTAGATTGTTGCTGCTTAGTTACGGTGAAGAGTGAGGACTCAACCGAAGCAACAACAGCTAGTTGGTGTTCTGATGAATATCTAGGAATGCCCCAGCCAGATGAACTATTCTCTGTTGAACAGTTAGTGCTGCAATGTGCTACTGAACCCTTCACGATTGAGGATATTGCCACAATTCGTCATAGTTTAGTGATTGGGTGTCAACAGTTACCATTACCTATCAAATCGGTGTTAGCGATTCCTACTCGCTTTGGTGGGAAAAATAATGGTGTAATAAATCTGATCCAATTCCAATCCTATAATTGGGGGAATTCAGAAAAAGAAATACTCAACACGATCGCCTCATCCTGTGCGATCGCTTTTTCTCAAGTCACCCAAGCACAGTTAATTTCCACCCAGCAGCAATATCTACAAAAAAGTAATCAGCATCAAAGCCTGATCAAGCAATTAACTATACTAAGTCGGAGTAACTTGGAGTTAAATCAAATGCTCCAACTCGCCATAGCATCTACTGCTGAATCTTTACAAGCAGACAGGGGTTTATTAATCCTCCTCAAATATACAGATCCATTATTTAGAACTCGCACTAAAAAACAAATTCCCCAAGCTAAAGCCGAAGTTGCTGGTGAATGGTGTAGGGACAATCCCTGTCAACCAGAATCTTTAAATCAATCTTTTGCTTTGGCAGATTGTGCTTTGTGTCAGCGAGCTTTTCTGGAGGGGGGAAAACCACTGATCATCAATGACTATACAGAATTACAAGATACTACAACGGTTGCCCCATTATTTGCCATTACAGAATTGCCAGCCGTGCTGTTAATGCCATTAGAAAATCAAGGTAGAATCTTAGGTTTTATAGTGCTACAACAAGCAGTGCCTCGTGAGTGGCAACTAGCAGAATTAAATCTAGTAGAAATGGTCTGCGCTCAAGTCAGCAACGCCATTATTCAGTCAAAAACCCTACGACAAGTCCAGACTTTAGTGGATGAGCGTACCGCCAAACTTCAAAGCAGCCTGGAACTACAAGCTAAACTGCACGAAAGAACACGGCAATATGTAGACCAATTGCGGGAGTTAAACCAGCTCAAAGACGAATTTATGAGCAACATTAGCGATCGCCTGCGCTACCCCCTGACAAATATGATGATGTCTATCAAGAACTTACGTCTACCAGGGATTACCGCCGAACGTCAAGGCAGATACTTGGAGATTCTCGAACAAGAATGTTCTAAAGAAATCAACTTGATTAATGACTTGCTGACTCTGCAAAAACTAGAGACGCAGCAAGAACCGCCACGCTATGAAAATATTCATGTCAATACGAAAATCCAAGAACTCAGGAGTTCTTTAACTGCAAAACTAGTAGAAAAAGGCTTAAGTATAAATTTAGACATACCAGAGAAACCGTTAAAACTCCAAACAGAACTAGAGAGTTTTGACAGAATTCTGCATGAGTTATTAAATAATGCGTATACATACTCAGAGAGGGATACAGTTATTCACCTGCACGCCAGTCACCAAGTTAATCAGTTAGTAGATCAAGTTATGATCAAAGTGACTAACACAGGACGTGGCATCTCCCAAGAAGAGGCGACCTATATCTTTGATAGGTTTCGTCGCGGTAGAGGAGGTCGTTGGACACCAGGTACTGGCTTAGGACTCGCTTTAGTGAAATCCTTAGTGCAGCATTTAAATGGAGCGATCGCAGTTGAAAGTACACCAATACCTGATTCTCAACTGAGCGAAATCTGTTTCACCCTGACTCTGCCCCAGTTTTCTGACGACAGCAAACCATATTCTGAAAGTGACTAACCAACAAAAAACCACAGAAGACTTTGAACTCGATCCCAATCTCGACCCTGAATTGGGTTTGGTTGCGGATACAGCTAATTTACCCCCAGTCGATGTCCAAATCGCCAAAGTTGCCGAGCGACAACGACAAATTACGGCTAAAGTTCAAATTCCCCATCCAGTAGAACGAGTCTGGAAGGTGTTAACAGATTATGAAGCCTTGACTGAATTCATTCCCAACCTAGCCAAAAGCAGTCTTTTAAAGCATCCTAACGGTGGAATTCGACTCGAACAAATCGGCTCTCAGCGTTTACTCAATTTCAACTTTTGCGCCCGCGTAGTTCTAGACTTGGAAGAATCTTTCCCCAAAGAAATCAACTTCCAAATGGTCGAGGGAGATTTTAAAGGCTTTTCTGGTTATTGGTGTTTAGAACCTTATGTCCTGAATGAACTAATCGGCACTAATCTCTGCTACAGCATCCAAATATGGCCAAAATTGACTATGCCGGTGACAATTATTGAACGTCGTCTCAGCAATGATCTCAAATCTAATTTGCTGGCGATTTACCAGCGAGTCAATTACCTAGCAAATCAACAGTAACTATCGTACCTATGCTGAGAACCTCCGGCTTTTAGCCGGGGAATGAAAGCTATCCGCCTGAAATATCCAAGCATTTTAGTTTTACTAGATTTCGGGTAAAATCTCACTCATGATGTTGGTGAAAAACCCATAACAAAAAAACATCATGAGTTAATTAAAAGTAGCCGCACAGCCAAGTAATTGGTCGAGGCGAGTAGGACTGTTTGAGCCAGTCAAAGACCGGAAGGGCAGAACAAACATTGCGTAGTCTGCTTATAGCAGGCGTAGCAATATCAGTTCGGAATCCTGGTTTTTCAAAGCCAGGAGAGTTCAAAAAGACTAAGTTCCTACAGAAATCTATCTGTAGGAACTAATTCTTAAAATATAGGTGAGACTTTTTAGTCTCCTTTAATTTAATCAGTACCCCCAGGGGAATTCGAATCCCCGTTACCTCCGTGAAAGGGAGGTGTCCTAGGCCTCTAGACGATGGGGGCATCAACCTCAGACCTTTTATAAATTAACGGATTTTTCAGAGAATGTCAAGACATTAGGCGAAAAAAATTTTTAAGTTCGTAGTAAGGACTTTAGTCCTTCTTTTTTCAGCACTTTAGCCTACCCTGTTAGACAATTAACCCTAAACTCTTTTTCCTCTAGTACACAGTGAACATCTTTCATCAAGCAGATTACTCACATCTATCAACAGATGTATTCTGTTTAGTGTTTAATACTCAGAAAGTTATGCCAATCATTGGCGAATTGTCACACTCGGTCGCCAATATAGCGAGAAATAGAGTATTGTGAAAAACTACGTATGAAAAAAACTCTGAAGTTCACAAAGGATAAATGGTCTAATGTTGTACCCTGTAAAGGGAATATTCATTATTCTTTACAAAAGATTTTGAAATACATCGCTCAAAATCCATAGCATGGAAGCATCTTTTGAAGTCACCCTACAGATGGTGATCACTGTCGTTGCAGGTATTAGCGCGCAAGTATTGGCGGCATATTTTCGTGTACCCAGCATCGTCCTATTACTCGTAGTGGGCATTTTCCTGGGTTCTGATGGGATTGGTCTT from Nostoc sp. UHCC 0870 includes these protein-coding regions:
- a CDS encoding class I SAM-dependent methyltransferase; this encodes MSSQTIGLDQQLYTYLLANSVREPEILQKLREETANHPHAVMQISPEQGQFMSLLVQLMGAKKTLEIGVFTGYSSLSVALSLPTDGQLIACDVSEEFTAIAKRYWQAAGVADKIDLRLAPALETLDTLLAEGQTATFDFAFIDADKQNYLNYYERALQLIRPGGLIAIDNVLWSGNVANPQIQNPNTQAIRNFNQKLYDDERVTISLVPIGDGLTLALKRS
- the dnaG gene encoding DNA primase yields the protein MQIPRLHPDTIEEIKHRADIVDVVSEYVVLRKRGKDFVGLCPFHDEKSPSFTVSQTKQMYYCFGCQAGGNAIKFLMDLGKQSFSEVVLDLARRYQVPVKTLEPEQRQELQRQISLREQLYEVLASSAQFYQHALRQSQGQSALKYLRSDRLFNEATIQQFGLGYAPPGWETLHRYLVEDKHYPVQLVEKAGLIKPRKEGGGYYDVFRDRLMIPIRDVQGRVIAFGGRTLSDEQPKYLNSPETELFNKGRTLFALDQAKPGISQLDQAVVVEGYFDAIALHASGINNAVASLGTALSLEQVRLILRYTDSKQLVLNFDADKAGTNAAERAIGEIADLAYKGEVQLKILNIPDGKDADEYLRSHSREDYEQLLVNAPLWIDWQIQQIIQDRNLKQATDFQQVTQQIVKLLKNIVNGDTRNYYVSHCAEILSLGDVRLIPLRVENLLTQITPSTAKYSQPVAIKRTGNGGKLSLVPSPQSLIPKDRSLLEQAEALLLGIYLHCAEQRQAIVAALEERDLEFSLSHHRLLWQEILELMGEQVDLISSLQDRYLELSEDIAIISHLFHLNEKGKKEIMRTPQVVQAAIACMERVLREKRYRHFLELWEATDPEAEPEKWQSYYQAFYTEKLKLQELDRQRQFSITELL
- a CDS encoding 2OG-Fe(II) oxygenase, which encodes MVKLFSRIQNKILRNLIRFPLMKYHADIAYQTDIKEHFPCLPVLSSSDLNIVKAIKTQGIAITSLEELGVLSNPKMLTSAQKLLPSIKSNIAVQKNGFVVHANAQQMIDYPEIFLWGLEQRLLNIIENYLGLPVAYHGAYFRRDIANQLETGSRLWHIDTEDRQVIKIIVYINDVDEETGPFQYLPQSLTTEVAKSLNYTSGYLTDKTMQKVISPKQYQSCVGSAGTVIFAATGSIFHRGKPPSNSDRFAIFFDYTSHRKKYLYYNTSPLTNEFLVKFYNHLSEQQKKYIYWQ
- a CDS encoding tetratricopeptide repeat protein; protein product: MTQSCNQAKEWEERRDTANSYYKQGKFQEYLDLVQKNLQLARAISDRAREGHTLNDIGLAYLGCCQMQQALDSFKQALAVAVELGNLQAEATALSNVGSTYSRIGKLSQALEYLEKAAQIFRELQDTLGEVSTLNDVALIHIRLGEPKRALLLQNQILAMRRLLGDFSGEATTLNGIGFAYSILGDQEKALEFLQAALPIQKATKNTVGEAITLNNIASIYIDIGQPKQALLLYHQVLLSRRAMGDRSGEANTLNNIGYIYNHLDIHRKALKFYRQAVEIYQQQGDSVGEIATLLNMGSLYAKTKRKSLARVCYQNAQQLAEQIADPTIQDKVKQFIDAL
- the tftA gene encoding hormogonium tapered terminus morphoprotein TftA, translated to MGRIFISAAHGGQEGGRLDPGSIAGGTTEAREMILLRDLIVTELRSRSFEVLAVPDDLSAAGTIGWINSRVRRGDVALEIHADSASSPVVRGASVFHIANNNERKNNGELLLVGLLRRVPQLPNRGVKPDTESGLGSLAFCRQIAIASLLMQVGFISSPEDRALLQNRRRDFALGIADGLASWSRVIDPTPGTPPDPVYPPINININGQTYAEQGILVNGNAYIPIDLVDRLRIDLSKSPNVNRITYRKVVYLKAVELRDFNIAVGWEASTRTVTLRSNLVICPGQFDKIMAHGNTSEIELQLFLRNNNENALNKFPDIPKLYREEGALEGVNYDIAFCQMCLETGFLRFGGDLRPEQNNFAGLGSIGGGAEAASFPSARIGVRAHIQHLKAYASLEPLVNEVVDPRFRFVTRGVAPLIEQLSGRWSADLEYGTKITAMLKRLYDSAGFLNANRV